A genomic segment from Micropterus dolomieu isolate WLL.071019.BEF.003 ecotype Adirondacks linkage group LG03, ASM2129224v1, whole genome shotgun sequence encodes:
- the LOC123968169 gene encoding sperm-associated antigen 1-like isoform X1 — MSARQTAAAGMSADAVFSLQNQSTAIDYSGKIPVEHLDYDYIEKCKDVKYLEKILRVLRSGDEGIFPHLINFCESHLEKLNPRSRALRKENPVATAASLSKDEWSQIVNDLKTWQEETKRTETSLTQQSMFDDLVKENTPPIRGSNCSVPLSQTSDPKEKRNSSKRTLPRDYREWDKFDVEKECDRIDGNVVKNDPPVIINTRNPKIKTKVDASMLTQPEKLLLANREKDKGNEAFRANDYEEAVAYYSRSLSIIPTVAAYNNRAQAEIKLNHWHNAMRDCQRVLELEPENIKALLRRATVYNHMGSFQMAAEDLRMVLRKEPHNAAATQLLFETEKKMKEGQPGQQSKGKRIIIQEVEEEDDSSNDAAEAEKTACPVEPSQPVGGEECSASPAERGDMGNAQKKPHSRGDGGPHGEFNNAHHGHWRGKGGSADKYKVSQESKEKVANGTGKRGSTASAQADQSSSKGTPVGGNASENVNLDAPCGALPPHLARLKNEGNLLFKNGQFADALEKYSLAIQGCTDSGIDSPEDLCILYSNRAACYLKDGNSQDCIQDCIKALELQPFSLKPLLRRAMAYESLERYRQAYVDYKTVLQIDNSVQAAHDSVNRITRLLIEQDGPEWREKLPDIPRVPLSAQQHRREEPPSAEVLQARAEKAARDAERKAEAQFTALKQEGNDFVKKGQYQDALGKYTECLKLKPEECAIYTNRALCYLKQERFTEAKQDCDAALKLEPSNKKAFYRRALANKGLKDYLACSSDLQEVLQQDPNVQEAEKELEEVTVLLRQSLANASPAKPRRTVPITEVDSDEETTAVTNTESSCRGKDIGVNLKPTDAYEFGQALNAARCSRNTAACADLLASTSPEMLPQFLSTQLDGHTISFIMQALDSHLLERDPNLVYQHLNHLHTTNRFSVVLMLLEKDKHRHMTQLFEHLSAVESTEFTKNDVQNLANKYI, encoded by the exons ATGAGCGCGcgtcaaacagcagcagcag GCATGAGTGCAGATGCAGTTTTCTCTCTTCAAAACCAGTCCACCGCCATTGACTATAGCGGGAAGATCCCTGTGGAGCACCTGGACTATGATTACATTGAGAAGTGCAAAGATGTAAAATACCTGGAGAAGATCTTGAGAGTACTTAG GTCTGGCGATGAGGGCATTTTTCCGCATCTGATCAATTTCTGTGAGAGTCACTTGGAGAAACTGAACCCAAGGAGCCGAGCTCTCAGGAAGGAAAACCCTGTGGCCACAGCTGCCAGCCTCTCTAAAGATGAGTGGAGCCAGATTGTCAATGATTTGAAG ACATGGCAAGAAGAAACCAAAAGAACAGAGACTTCACTAACACAGCAGTCAATGTTTGATGATCTAGTGAAAGAAAACACGCCACCTATAAGAGGTTCCAATTGCTCTGTTCCACTTAGTCAG ACTTCAGAtccaaaagaaaagaggaattCTTCAAAACGCACTCTCCCACGTGATTATCGAGAATGGGACAA GTTTGATGTGGAAAAGGAATGTGACAGAATTGATGGAAATGTGGTCAAAAATGATCCACCTGTCATTATAAACACAAGAAACCCCAAAATCAAGACTAAAGTGGATGCTTCAA TGCTGACACAACCGGAGAAGCTCCTGCTGGCAAACCGTGAAAAGGACAAAGGCAATGAAGCTTTCAGAGCAAACGATTATGAGGAGGCAGTTGCATATTATTCCAG GAGCCTTTCCATTATACCAACTGTGGCTGCGTACAACAACAGAGCCCAGGCAGAAATCAAGCTCAACCACTGGCACAATGCCATGAGAGACTGCCAGAGGGTACTCGAACTggaaccagaaaatattaaag CCCTGCTACGTCGTGCCACTGTTTATAATCACATGGGCAGCTTCCAAATGGCTGCTGAAGACCTGAGGATGGTGCTTAGGAAAGAGCCGCATAATGCTGCAGCCACT CAACTTCTGTTTGAAACTGAGAAGAAGATGAAGGAAGGTCAACCAGGACAGCAAAGCAAAGGCAAAAGAATCATCATCCAAGAGGTAGAAGAGGAAGATGACAGCAGTAACGATGCAGCAGAAGCTGAGAAGACTG CTTGTCCGGTTGAACCTAGCCAGCCTGTGGGAGGGGAGGAGTGCTCAGCTTCTCCTGCCGAAAGGGGAGACATGGGTAACGCTCAGAAAAAGCCCCACAGCAGAGGGGACGGGGGTCCACACGGTGAGTTTAACAACGCCCACCATGGACACTGGAGGGGCAAAGGAGGCAGCGCTGACAAGTACAAAGTCTCACAGGAGTCCAAGGAAAAGGTAGCCAATGGAACGGGCAAAAGGGGCTCCACAGCTTCAGCCCAGGCTGACCAGAGCAGCAGTAAGGGAACTCCGGTTGGAGGAAATGCATCGGAAAATGTCAACCTCGATGCCCCGTGTGGAGCCCTGCCCCCACATCTGGCCCGGCTAAAGAATGAAGGAAACCTGCTGTTTAAAAATGGACAGTTTGCCGATGCACTGGAAAAATACTCACTAGCCATCCAAGGCTGTACAGATTCAG GGATTGACAGTCCGGAGGATCTTTGTATTCTATATTCAAACAGAGCAGCTTGCTACCTGAAAGATGGCAACAGTCAAGACTGCATACAGGACTGcataaa AGCCCTGGAGCTACAGCCATTCTCCCTCAAGCCCCTCCTGCGCCGGGCCATGGCTTATGAGTCCCTGGAGCGCTACCGTCAGGCCTACGTGGATTACAAGACCGTCCTGCAGATAGACAACAGCGTGCAGGCAGCACACGACAGCGTCAACAG GATCACCCGGCTGCTAATTGAGCAGGACGGTCCAGAGTGGAGAGAGAAACTTCCGGACATTCCCCGGGTGCCTCTGTCAGCTCAGCAGCACCGCAGAGAGGAGCCACCCAGCGCAGAGGTCCTCCAGGCTCGAGCAGAGAAGGCAGCCAGGGATGCAG AAAGGAAAGCAGAAGCGCAGTTTACAGCCTTGAAGCAAGAAGGGAATGACTTTGTGAAGAAGGGCCAATACCAGGATGCACTGGGAAAGTACACTGAATGCCTTAAGCTAAAGCCAGAAGAGTGTGCAATCTACACCAACAG agcCCTGTGTTACTTGAAGCAGGAGAGGTTTACTGAGGCCAAGCAGGACTGTGATGCAGCACTGAAACTGGAGCCAAGTAATAAGAAGGCCTTCTACAGACGAGCCCTTGCCAATAAAGGCCTCAAG GACTACCTGGCGTGCAGCTCTGACCTGCAGGAGGTACTGCAGCAGGATCCCAACGTGCAGGAGGCTgagaaggagctggaggaggtcACAGTGCTGCTCAGGCAGAGTCTGGCCAACGCTTCACCAGCCAAACCCAGGAGGACTGTCCCCATCACAGAG GTTGACAGTGACGAGGAAACAACAGCCGTAACTAACACAGAGAGCAGCTGCCGAGGAAAGGACATTGGCGTCAACCTCAAGCCGACCGACGCCTACGAATTCGGCCAGGCTCTGAATGCAGCTcgctgcagcagaaacacagcGGCCTGCGCTGACTTGCTGGCCTCCACATCCCCGGAAATGCTTCCTCAGTTCCTGAGCACCCAGCTGGATGGACACACCATCAGCTTCATCATGCAGGCGCTGGACTCCCACCTCCTGGAGAGAGACCCTAACCTGGTCTACCAACACCTCAACCATCTGCACACCACCAACAGGTTCTCG GTCGTCCTGATGCTGCTGGAGAAGGACAAGCATCGTCATATGACTCAGCTGTTTGAGCATCTGTCTGCTGTGGAGAGCACCGAGTTTACTAAGAATGATGTTCAGAATCTGGCCAACAAATACATCTGA
- the LOC123968169 gene encoding sperm-associated antigen 1-like isoform X2 yields the protein MSADAVFSLQNQSTAIDYSGKIPVEHLDYDYIEKCKDVKYLEKILRVLRSGDEGIFPHLINFCESHLEKLNPRSRALRKENPVATAASLSKDEWSQIVNDLKTWQEETKRTETSLTQQSMFDDLVKENTPPIRGSNCSVPLSQTSDPKEKRNSSKRTLPRDYREWDKFDVEKECDRIDGNVVKNDPPVIINTRNPKIKTKVDASMLTQPEKLLLANREKDKGNEAFRANDYEEAVAYYSRSLSIIPTVAAYNNRAQAEIKLNHWHNAMRDCQRVLELEPENIKALLRRATVYNHMGSFQMAAEDLRMVLRKEPHNAAATQLLFETEKKMKEGQPGQQSKGKRIIIQEVEEEDDSSNDAAEAEKTACPVEPSQPVGGEECSASPAERGDMGNAQKKPHSRGDGGPHGEFNNAHHGHWRGKGGSADKYKVSQESKEKVANGTGKRGSTASAQADQSSSKGTPVGGNASENVNLDAPCGALPPHLARLKNEGNLLFKNGQFADALEKYSLAIQGCTDSGIDSPEDLCILYSNRAACYLKDGNSQDCIQDCIKALELQPFSLKPLLRRAMAYESLERYRQAYVDYKTVLQIDNSVQAAHDSVNRITRLLIEQDGPEWREKLPDIPRVPLSAQQHRREEPPSAEVLQARAEKAARDAERKAEAQFTALKQEGNDFVKKGQYQDALGKYTECLKLKPEECAIYTNRALCYLKQERFTEAKQDCDAALKLEPSNKKAFYRRALANKGLKDYLACSSDLQEVLQQDPNVQEAEKELEEVTVLLRQSLANASPAKPRRTVPITEVDSDEETTAVTNTESSCRGKDIGVNLKPTDAYEFGQALNAARCSRNTAACADLLASTSPEMLPQFLSTQLDGHTISFIMQALDSHLLERDPNLVYQHLNHLHTTNRFSVVLMLLEKDKHRHMTQLFEHLSAVESTEFTKNDVQNLANKYI from the exons ATGAGTGCAGATGCAGTTTTCTCTCTTCAAAACCAGTCCACCGCCATTGACTATAGCGGGAAGATCCCTGTGGAGCACCTGGACTATGATTACATTGAGAAGTGCAAAGATGTAAAATACCTGGAGAAGATCTTGAGAGTACTTAG GTCTGGCGATGAGGGCATTTTTCCGCATCTGATCAATTTCTGTGAGAGTCACTTGGAGAAACTGAACCCAAGGAGCCGAGCTCTCAGGAAGGAAAACCCTGTGGCCACAGCTGCCAGCCTCTCTAAAGATGAGTGGAGCCAGATTGTCAATGATTTGAAG ACATGGCAAGAAGAAACCAAAAGAACAGAGACTTCACTAACACAGCAGTCAATGTTTGATGATCTAGTGAAAGAAAACACGCCACCTATAAGAGGTTCCAATTGCTCTGTTCCACTTAGTCAG ACTTCAGAtccaaaagaaaagaggaattCTTCAAAACGCACTCTCCCACGTGATTATCGAGAATGGGACAA GTTTGATGTGGAAAAGGAATGTGACAGAATTGATGGAAATGTGGTCAAAAATGATCCACCTGTCATTATAAACACAAGAAACCCCAAAATCAAGACTAAAGTGGATGCTTCAA TGCTGACACAACCGGAGAAGCTCCTGCTGGCAAACCGTGAAAAGGACAAAGGCAATGAAGCTTTCAGAGCAAACGATTATGAGGAGGCAGTTGCATATTATTCCAG GAGCCTTTCCATTATACCAACTGTGGCTGCGTACAACAACAGAGCCCAGGCAGAAATCAAGCTCAACCACTGGCACAATGCCATGAGAGACTGCCAGAGGGTACTCGAACTggaaccagaaaatattaaag CCCTGCTACGTCGTGCCACTGTTTATAATCACATGGGCAGCTTCCAAATGGCTGCTGAAGACCTGAGGATGGTGCTTAGGAAAGAGCCGCATAATGCTGCAGCCACT CAACTTCTGTTTGAAACTGAGAAGAAGATGAAGGAAGGTCAACCAGGACAGCAAAGCAAAGGCAAAAGAATCATCATCCAAGAGGTAGAAGAGGAAGATGACAGCAGTAACGATGCAGCAGAAGCTGAGAAGACTG CTTGTCCGGTTGAACCTAGCCAGCCTGTGGGAGGGGAGGAGTGCTCAGCTTCTCCTGCCGAAAGGGGAGACATGGGTAACGCTCAGAAAAAGCCCCACAGCAGAGGGGACGGGGGTCCACACGGTGAGTTTAACAACGCCCACCATGGACACTGGAGGGGCAAAGGAGGCAGCGCTGACAAGTACAAAGTCTCACAGGAGTCCAAGGAAAAGGTAGCCAATGGAACGGGCAAAAGGGGCTCCACAGCTTCAGCCCAGGCTGACCAGAGCAGCAGTAAGGGAACTCCGGTTGGAGGAAATGCATCGGAAAATGTCAACCTCGATGCCCCGTGTGGAGCCCTGCCCCCACATCTGGCCCGGCTAAAGAATGAAGGAAACCTGCTGTTTAAAAATGGACAGTTTGCCGATGCACTGGAAAAATACTCACTAGCCATCCAAGGCTGTACAGATTCAG GGATTGACAGTCCGGAGGATCTTTGTATTCTATATTCAAACAGAGCAGCTTGCTACCTGAAAGATGGCAACAGTCAAGACTGCATACAGGACTGcataaa AGCCCTGGAGCTACAGCCATTCTCCCTCAAGCCCCTCCTGCGCCGGGCCATGGCTTATGAGTCCCTGGAGCGCTACCGTCAGGCCTACGTGGATTACAAGACCGTCCTGCAGATAGACAACAGCGTGCAGGCAGCACACGACAGCGTCAACAG GATCACCCGGCTGCTAATTGAGCAGGACGGTCCAGAGTGGAGAGAGAAACTTCCGGACATTCCCCGGGTGCCTCTGTCAGCTCAGCAGCACCGCAGAGAGGAGCCACCCAGCGCAGAGGTCCTCCAGGCTCGAGCAGAGAAGGCAGCCAGGGATGCAG AAAGGAAAGCAGAAGCGCAGTTTACAGCCTTGAAGCAAGAAGGGAATGACTTTGTGAAGAAGGGCCAATACCAGGATGCACTGGGAAAGTACACTGAATGCCTTAAGCTAAAGCCAGAAGAGTGTGCAATCTACACCAACAG agcCCTGTGTTACTTGAAGCAGGAGAGGTTTACTGAGGCCAAGCAGGACTGTGATGCAGCACTGAAACTGGAGCCAAGTAATAAGAAGGCCTTCTACAGACGAGCCCTTGCCAATAAAGGCCTCAAG GACTACCTGGCGTGCAGCTCTGACCTGCAGGAGGTACTGCAGCAGGATCCCAACGTGCAGGAGGCTgagaaggagctggaggaggtcACAGTGCTGCTCAGGCAGAGTCTGGCCAACGCTTCACCAGCCAAACCCAGGAGGACTGTCCCCATCACAGAG GTTGACAGTGACGAGGAAACAACAGCCGTAACTAACACAGAGAGCAGCTGCCGAGGAAAGGACATTGGCGTCAACCTCAAGCCGACCGACGCCTACGAATTCGGCCAGGCTCTGAATGCAGCTcgctgcagcagaaacacagcGGCCTGCGCTGACTTGCTGGCCTCCACATCCCCGGAAATGCTTCCTCAGTTCCTGAGCACCCAGCTGGATGGACACACCATCAGCTTCATCATGCAGGCGCTGGACTCCCACCTCCTGGAGAGAGACCCTAACCTGGTCTACCAACACCTCAACCATCTGCACACCACCAACAGGTTCTCG GTCGTCCTGATGCTGCTGGAGAAGGACAAGCATCGTCATATGACTCAGCTGTTTGAGCATCTGTCTGCTGTGGAGAGCACCGAGTTTACTAAGAATGATGTTCAGAATCTGGCCAACAAATACATCTGA
- the LOC123968290 gene encoding E3 ubiquitin-protein ligase RNF19A-like has product MNLQKHQQLGGGSSGVMGSNRDLQSTASSISLPSVKKAPKKRRLSLASLFRRRGREPKSGRQRSRELQPPGPGGLGGVDGIASIESIHSEMCNDKNSAFFFVAGTGAASAAAASTSSASGPSSSTCSSSKVGGGVGAELLECPLCLLRHSRENFPDIMTCHHRSCIDCLRQYLRIEISESRVNISCPECSERFNPHDIRMILGDRALMDKYEEFMLRRWLVADPDCRWCPAPDCGYAVIAFGCASCPKITCSREGCGTEFCYHCKQLWHPNQTCDAARQQRAQSLRLRTVRSSSLSYSQESGAAADDIKPCPRCAAYIIKMNDGSCNHMTCAVCGCEFCWLCMKEISDLHYLSPSGCTFWGKKPWSRKKKILWQLGTLVGAPVGIALIAGIAIPAMIIGIPVYVGRKIHNRYEGKDISNHKRNLVIAGGVTLSVIVSPVVAAVTVGIGVPIMLAYVYGVVPISLCRSGGCGVSAGNGKGVRIEFDDENDMNVGSGAAATDTTSVADTRNNPSIGEGSVGGLTGSLSASGSHMDRLGAMRDNLSETASTMALAGASITGSLSGSAMVNYINRLEVQADVQKERCSLSGESGTVSLGTISDNASTKAMAGSILNAYMPLDRDGNSVEVQVDIESKPGKLRHHSGSSSVDDGNHVGRCGWTCPSNGCTSSEGKGTSAKWAKEASCSSSSSSGGKKSKGKLRKKGGGGTKINETREDMDAQLLEQRSTNSSEFDSPSLSGSLPSVADSHSSHFSEFSCSDLESMKTSCSHGSGGGDYHTRFANVSPLPEVENDRLETCPSSSSSSQGQGAVITPHSPTSSLGHGAEHPPLCFITEENVNLVCPAELDSHSNTRELLKETNNNNQQPQHPTQTQQQPKNSCIQTDI; this is encoded by the exons ATGAACCTGCAGAAGCACCAGCAGTTGGGTGGTGGTAGCAGTGGGGTGATGGGCTCTAACCGGGATCTACAGTCTACTGCTTCTTCCATCTCTCTTCCCTCTGTGAAGAAGGCCCCCAAGAAGAGGCGCCTTTCCCTGGCCTCTCTTTTCAGACGGCGAGGTCGGGAGCCCAAATCAGGGCGCCAAAGGTCTCGAGAGCTCCAGCCCCCTGGACCTGGAGGGCTTGGAGGGGTGGATGGCATTGCCAGCATCGAGAGCATCCACTCTGAGATGTGTAATGACAAGAACTCTGCCTTCTTCTTTGTGGCTGGGACCGGagctgcctctgctgctgctgcttccacCTCATCTGCCTCAGGGCCTTCTTCCTCTACCTGCTCCTCCTCCaaggtggggggtggggtgggggcagAGCTACTGGAGTGCCCGCTGTGCCTTCTGCGCCACTCCAGGGAGAACTTCCCTGACATCATGACCTGTCACCACCGCTCCTGCATCGATTGCCTGCGCCAGTACCTGCGCATTGAGATCTCAGAGTCTCGTGTCAACATCAGCTGCCCTGAGTGTTCGGAGCGTTTCAACCCGCACGACATCCGCATGATCCTGGGTGACCGGGCGCTCATGGACAAATACGAGGAGTTCATGCTGAGGAGGTGGCTTGTAGCTGACCCTGACTGCCGCTGGTGCCCTGCGCCGGACTGTGG GTATGCAGTGATCGCCTTCGGGTGTGCCAGCTGTCCTAAAATCACTTGCAGCAGGGAGGGCTGCGGTACAGAGTTCTGTTACCACTGTAAGCAGCTGTGGCATCCCAATCAGACCTGTGATGCAGCACGACAGCAGAGAGCCCAGAGCCTCCGCCTGAGGACGGTCCGCTCGTCCTCCCTCAGCTACAGCCAAGAGAGCGGAGCTGCAG CTGATGACATTAAGCCATGTCCACGCTGCGCTGCTTACATCATCAAGATGAACGACGGCAGCTGTAACCACATGACCTGCGCCGTCTGTGGCTGTGAATTCTGCTGGCTCTGCATGAAGGAGATCTCAGACCTGCACTACCTGAG TCCATCAGGCTGTACTTTCTGGGGGAAGAAGCCATggagcaggaagaagaagattCTTTGGCAACTGGGAACGCTTGTGGGTGCCCCTGTTGGCATTGCACTCATCGCTGGCATTGCTATCCCCGCCATGATTATTGGGATCCCTGTATATGTGGGAAGGAAG ATCCATAACCGCTATGAAGGCAAAGATATTTCCAACCATAAGAGGAACCTGGTGATCGCTGGTGGAGTGACACTCTCTGTTATTGTGTCTCCAGTGGTGGCTGCAGTCACTGTCG GCATTGGTGTTCCCATCATGCTGGCTTATGTCTATGGTGTGGTGCCCATCTCACTGTGCCGTAGCGGAGGTTGTGGCGTCTCAGCTGGGAATGGCAAAGGAGTTCGCATAGAGTTTGATGACGAGAATGACATGAATGTTGGCAGTGGTGCAGCTGCCACCG ATACTACATCAGTGGCAGACACAAGGAACAACCCCAGTATAGGTGAGGGCAGTGTTGGTGGACTGACAGGCAGCTTGAGTGCCAGTGGCAGCCACATGGACCGTCTGGGGGCCATGAGGGACAACCTGAGTGAGACAGCGTCCACCATGGCCCTGGCCGGAGCCAGCATTACTGGCAGCCTCTCTGGCAGTGCCATGGTCAATTACATAAACAG GCTGGAGGTGCAGGCTGATGTACAGAAGGAGCGCTGCAGTCTGAGCGGTGAGTCTGGCACTGTCAGCCTGGGTACAATCAGCGACAACGCTAGCACCAAAGCGATGGCTGGATCCATTCTCAACGCATACATGCCCCTCGACAG AGATGGGAACAGTGTGGAGGTCCAAGTTGACATTGAATCCAAACCTGGCAAACTACGGCAccacagtggcagcagcagcgTAGATGACGGCAACCATGTTGGTCGCTGTGGCTGGACCTGCCCTTCCAATGGTTGCACCTCGTCAGAAGGTAAAGGAACCTCCGCTAAGTGGGCCAAAGAGGCATCCTGCTCCTCCTCGTCCAGCTCGGGGGGCAAAAAGAGCAAAGGCAAGCTGCGCAAGAAAGGCGGCGGAGGCACCAAGATCAACGAGACGCGGGAGGACATGGACGCTCAGCTGCTGGAGCAGCGCAGCACCAACTCCTCAGAGTTCGACTCTCCCTCACTGAGCGGCAGCCTGCCGTCTGTGGCCGACTCCCACTCCAGCCACTTCTCCGAGTTCAGCTGCTCCGATCTAGAAAGCATGAAGACGTCCTGTAGCCATGGCTCAGGTGGAGGCGACTACCACACGCGCTTCGCCAACGTCAGCCCCCTACCCGAGGTGGAGAACGACCGCCTGGAGACCTgcccctcttcttcctcctcctcccagggACAAGGAGCTGTGATCACTCCCCactcccccacctcctccctaGGCCACGGCGCAGAGCACCCCCCCCTCTGCTTCATCACAGAGGAGAATGTCAACCTGGTGTGCCCCGCTGAGCTGGACTCTCACAGCAACACCAGAGAGCTGCTAAAagaaaccaacaacaacaaccaacaacCACAGCACCCAACCCAAACCCAGCAGCAGCCTAAGAACTCCTGTATACAGACTGACATATGA